The proteins below come from a single uncultured Methanobrevibacter sp. genomic window:
- a CDS encoding GTP-binding protein produces the protein MGIEEKIKDIEDEIQKTPYNKATSHHIGKLKAKLSKLKEESIQRSSSGTKGQGFHVKKSGDATVVLVGFPSVGKSTLLNELTNAESKVGAYQFTTLDIVPGVMEYKNAKIQVFDIPGIITGASTGKGRGREILSVARTAELIVVVLDVLNPQHLDVILKELRNIGIRPNERPPDVTVNRRRTGGIHVSSTVPLTHLDEKTIRSIINEYGMHNADVLFRDDVTIDQFIDVLDRNKSYVPMLILLNKVDLVDKTYLEEMKKQLPEFIPISADKKLNIDNLKETIFENLNLVRVYLKPQGRKADMNDPLVIKKGSTVIDACDKLHKEFVRNFRHAKIWGTSVKFPGQKVGPDHVLEDEDVLRIILKK, from the coding sequence ATGGGAATAGAAGAGAAAATTAAAGATATTGAGGATGAAATTCAAAAGACACCATATAACAAGGCTACTTCTCACCATATTGGTAAACTCAAAGCTAAACTTTCTAAATTAAAAGAAGAATCTATTCAAAGAAGTAGTTCTGGAACAAAAGGTCAAGGATTTCATGTGAAGAAATCTGGTGATGCTACTGTGGTTCTTGTTGGATTTCCTTCTGTTGGTAAATCTACTCTTTTAAATGAGCTTACTAATGCTGAAAGTAAAGTTGGAGCTTATCAATTTACTACTTTAGATATTGTTCCGGGGGTTATGGAGTATAAAAATGCTAAAATACAAGTTTTTGATATTCCGGGAATTATTACTGGAGCAAGTACTGGTAAAGGTAGGGGAAGAGAAATTTTATCTGTAGCTAGGACTGCTGAATTGATTGTAGTTGTTTTAGATGTTTTAAATCCACAACATTTAGATGTTATCTTAAAAGAATTAAGAAATATTGGTATTAGACCAAATGAAAGACCTCCTGATGTAACTGTAAATAGAAGGAGAACTGGTGGTATTCATGTATCTTCAACAGTTCCACTTACACATTTGGATGAAAAAACTATTAGGTCTATTATAAATGAGTATGGTATGCATAATGCAGATGTGCTTTTTAGAGATGATGTAACAATAGATCAATTTATTGATGTTTTGGATAGGAATAAATCATATGTTCCAATGTTAATTTTATTAAATAAGGTTGACCTTGTAGATAAAACATATCTCGAAGAAATGAAAAAACAACTTCCAGAGTTTATACCAATTTCAGCTGATAAAAAATTGAATATCGATAATCTTAAAGAAACAATATTTGAAAATTTAAACCTTGTTCGTGTTTATCTTAAACCACAAGGAAGAAAAGCAGATATGAATGATCCTTTAGTTATTAAAAAAGGTTCAACAGTTATTGATGCTTGTGATAAATTACATAAAGAATTTGTAAGGAATTTCCGCCATGCTAAGATATGGGGAACTTCTGTTAAATTTCCTGGTCAAAAAGTTGGACCTGATCATGTTTTAGAAGATGAGGATGTTTTAAGAATTATCCTTAAAAAATAG
- a CDS encoding adenylate kinase family protein, producing MNQVIFISGTPCVGKTTVANELSQRLGANLIRVNELAINKDLVLGIDDKKGYKIIDVDKLNGVLGEIIDKLDSDNLLIVEGHLSHLCLGADKVIILRVHPDILKERLSSRNYSESKIRENLEAEALDVCGAEAYDTYLDDVIEINAGDLTIDEIINQIVDVIFDKKEHAFDEINFMDWLVGI from the coding sequence ATGAATCAAGTTATTTTTATAAGTGGTACTCCATGTGTTGGAAAAACTACTGTAGCTAATGAACTTTCTCAAAGATTAGGTGCTAATTTAATACGAGTAAATGAATTAGCTATTAATAAAGATTTAGTTTTGGGGATTGATGATAAAAAGGGTTATAAAATTATTGATGTTGATAAATTAAATGGAGTTTTAGGAGAAATCATTGATAAACTTGATTCAGATAACTTACTTATTGTGGAAGGTCATTTGTCTCATTTGTGCTTAGGTGCAGATAAAGTAATAATTTTGAGAGTTCATCCAGATATTTTAAAAGAAAGATTAAGTAGCAGAAATTATTCTGAGTCTAAAATTAGAGAAAATTTAGAAGCAGAGGCATTAGATGTGTGTGGTGCTGAAGCTTATGATACTTATTTAGATGATGTAATTGAGATAAATGCTGGTGATTTAACGATTGATGAAATAATTAATCAAATAGTTGATGTTATTTTTGATAAAAAAGAGCACGCATTTGATGAGATTAATTTCATGGATTGGTTGGTTGGTATTTAA
- a CDS encoding PH domain-containing protein: MAFLDKVIGYGDVSDEMDKDYVSEFFFEDEEVIQSYQFIRDQIILTNYGIYEVDVQGITGKKVEVKFFPRDTIKTISFETAGTLDMDVDIKIGVSHNTVVTAEGAAYSAPLSFKVPESQAEEAKEIVHLVKAHYLF; this comes from the coding sequence ATGGCATTTTTAGATAAAGTTATTGGCTATGGCGATGTAAGTGACGAAATGGACAAGGATTATGTAAGTGAATTCTTTTTTGAAGATGAAGAAGTAATCCAATCATATCAATTTATAAGAGACCAAATAATATTAACTAATTACGGAATTTATGAAGTAGATGTTCAAGGAATAACTGGTAAAAAAGTAGAAGTTAAATTCTTCCCACGTGACACTATTAAAACTATTTCTTTTGAAACTGCTGGAACTTTAGATATGGATGTAGATATTAAAATTGGAGTATCCCATAATACAGTAGTTACAGCTGAAGGCGCAGCTTACAGTGCACCATTATCTTTTAAAGTACCTGAAAGTCAAGCTGAAGAAGCAAAAGAAATTGTACACTTAGTAAAAGCACATTATTTATTCTAA
- a CDS encoding ribonuclease P protein component 4: MSRGKRPKWMTDIAIERMNILFERAELEFEKHPERSNRYVVLAKKLSTKYNTKIPDEWSRRYCKKCNKFLYPGHNTTVRLVNEEVNILCGECGHVMKIPYHKEKKDKRRAKYESIKERNDE; this comes from the coding sequence TTGAGTAGAGGAAAAAGACCAAAGTGGATGACTGATATAGCTATTGAACGTATGAATATTCTTTTTGAACGTGCTGAATTAGAATTTGAGAAGCACCCTGAAAGAAGTAATCGTTATGTTGTTTTAGCTAAAAAATTGTCTACTAAGTATAATACTAAAATTCCTGATGAATGGTCAAGAAGGTATTGTAAAAAGTGTAATAAATTTCTCTACCCTGGTCACAACACTACAGTCCGGCTAGTTAACGAAGAAGTTAATATTTTATGTGGTGAGTGTGGTCATGTTATGAAAATTCCTTATCATAAGGAGAAAAAAGATAAAAGGAGAGCTAAATATGAGTCAATCAAAGAAAGAAATGATGAATAG
- a CDS encoding YhbY family RNA-binding protein: MSQSKKEMMNRALSAMTMNIGKAGVNDNVIEEIKRQLKANEIVKLKFAKNIAKNKDDYIDDIVQKTRSKLIDVRGNVAIIYKKKP, from the coding sequence ATGAGTCAATCAAAGAAAGAAATGATGAATAGAGCTCTTTCCGCTATGACAATGAATATTGGTAAAGCTGGTGTTAATGACAATGTCATTGAAGAAATTAAACGCCAACTTAAAGCTAATGAAATTGTTAAACTTAAATTTGCAAAAAATATCGCTAAAAATAAAGATGATTACATAGATGACATTGTTCAAAAAACTAGATCTAAACTTATCGATGTTAGAGGAAATGTCGCAATCATCTATAAAAAAAAGCCTTAA
- a CDS encoding 30S ribosomal protein S19e, whose protein sequence is MTTVFDVPADLLIKKVAEEFKNNDKINSPAWSNFVKTGVHKERKPEDVDWWYTRCASIIRRVYMDGPVGVMSLRTFYGGKKDRGVTPEVFRKGSGAIIRNALHQLEDAGYVEKVVGGRVVTPAGRSFLDKISAEIIKDIPNLAKY, encoded by the coding sequence ATGACTACTGTATTTGATGTACCTGCAGATTTATTAATTAAAAAAGTCGCAGAAGAATTTAAAAACAATGATAAAATCAATTCCCCTGCATGGTCCAATTTTGTAAAAACTGGTGTTCACAAAGAAAGAAAACCTGAAGATGTCGACTGGTGGTATACCAGATGCGCATCTATCATTAGAAGAGTGTACATGGATGGACCTGTAGGAGTTATGAGTTTAAGAACTTTCTACGGTGGTAAAAAAGACCGTGGAGTAACTCCTGAAGTATTCAGAAAAGGTAGTGGAGCAATCATTAGGAATGCACTACACCAATTAGAAGATGCAGGATATGTTGAAAAAGTTGTAGGTGGAAGAGTTGTTACTCCAGCAGGAAGATCATTCTTAGACAAAATTTCTGCTGAAATCATTAAGGATATTCCTAATCTTGCAAAATATTAA
- a CDS encoding DNA-binding protein — MSDLDEIRRKRMAELEAQQAAAQGQMQQQAQQQMQQQEAKRQFEEQKKALIAQILTVEARSRLANLKLTKPELVNQIEIQLIQSAQAGSLRGKVTDDQLKVLLKQIAGQKREIKITRK; from the coding sequence ATGAGTGATCTTGATGAAATTCGTCGTAAAAGAATGGCGGAATTAGAAGCTCAACAAGCTGCTGCACAAGGTCAAATGCAACAACAAGCACAACAACAAATGCAACAGCAAGAAGCTAAAAGACAATTTGAGGAACAAAAGAAAGCTTTAATAGCTCAAATATTAACTGTTGAAGCACGTTCTAGATTAGCTAACCTTAAATTGACTAAACCTGAGCTTGTTAATCAAATTGAAATTCAATTAATCCAATCTGCTCAAGCTGGTAGTTTAAGAGGTAAAGTAACTGATGATCAGTTAAAAGTACTCTTAAAACAAATAGCTGGTCAGAAAAGGGAAATTAAAATTACAAGGAAATAA
- a CDS encoding 50S ribosomal protein L39e, translating to MSRNKPLAKKLRMAKANKQNRRIPIWAYAKTNRKLRYRPKPRHWRRNSLKL from the coding sequence ATGAGTAGAAATAAACCATTAGCTAAAAAATTAAGAATGGCAAAAGCAAATAAACAAAACAGAAGAATTCCAATCTGGGCTTATGCTAAAACTAATCGTAAACTTAGATACAGACCTAAACCTAGACATTGGAGAAGAAACAGTCTTAAATTATAA
- a CDS encoding 50S ribosomal protein L31e encodes MERVYTIPLRDVKKVKRTIRAPRAIREVQNFLFKHMKAEEVKLDESINHEIWARGIQKIPSKITVKAVKDDDGVVEATLAE; translated from the coding sequence ATGGAAAGAGTTTATACAATTCCACTTAGAGATGTAAAAAAAGTCAAAAGGACTATTAGAGCTCCTAGAGCTATCAGAGAAGTACAAAACTTCTTATTCAAACACATGAAAGCTGAAGAAGTAAAGCTTGATGAATCTATTAATCATGAAATTTGGGCAAGAGGTATTCAAAAAATACCTTCTAAAATTACTGTAAAAGCAGTTAAAGATGATGATGGCGTAGTAGAAGCTACTT